The Pseudomonadota bacterium genome window below encodes:
- a CDS encoding F0F1 ATP synthase subunit delta has protein sequence MAEQVTVARPYAQAVFEMAGAGKDLQGWSGMLGLLVEIVSVNEVWEVINSPRLTRAAIADLLNEIGGKRFNKEFRNFVRVLAENRRLVVVPEIAALYEQLRADAESRISAEVISAQTLSDEQKVKIADSLRKRLGREVELSCSVDASLLGGAVIRAGDLVIDGSARGKLEKLAAQLGG, from the coding sequence ATGGCAGAACAAGTTACCGTAGCCCGTCCTTACGCCCAGGCCGTTTTCGAGATGGCCGGGGCCGGCAAGGATCTGCAGGGTTGGTCCGGGATGCTCGGCCTGCTGGTCGAAATCGTCTCGGTCAACGAGGTCTGGGAGGTCATCAACAGTCCGCGTCTGACTCGCGCCGCCATTGCTGATCTGTTGAACGAGATCGGCGGTAAGCGGTTCAACAAGGAGTTCAGGAACTTCGTACGGGTTTTGGCCGAGAACCGCCGTCTGGTGGTGGTCCCTGAGATCGCTGCGCTCTACGAGCAGCTGCGTGCCGATGCCGAAAGCCGGATTTCGGCCGAGGTGATTTCGGCACAGACACTTAGTGATGAGCAGAAGGTGAAGATTGCCGATTCACTGCGTAAGCGATTGGGTCGGGAAGTGGAATTATCCTGTTCGGTTGACGCATCCCTGCTGGGGGGTGCGGTCATACGGGCCGGTGACTTGGTCATCGATGGTTCGGCGCGCGGCAAGCTCGAGAAGCTGGCCGCACAGCTGGGCGGCTAA